From the Tripterygium wilfordii isolate XIE 37 chromosome 6, ASM1340144v1, whole genome shotgun sequence genome, one window contains:
- the LOC119999904 gene encoding protein-tyrosine-phosphatase IBR5-like — MRKRERENPCGVCGHYHKYEEGEVCGICGHRAPQSSETTSIHISAFPTEILPEFLYLGSYDNASRSELLKTQGISRVLSTVPACQNLYKNSFTYHCLKDDQTLPFEDAIQFLEQCERDNARVLVHCMSGKNRSPAIVIAYLMKCKGWKLAQGYQWVKERRPSVDITQAIYQQLQDYEQRIFGSIVGGNPFPPASPSAGLPSFSFGFPKVDDPIPVPAFSGSVSSIFARSPVDINPQEFTFGASRTQNNVSGRPFNENLNSNGSDIAMDSS; from the exons ATgaggaagagggagagagagaaccCATGTGGGGTTTGTGGGCATTATCACAAGTATGAAGAAGGAGAGGTTTGTGGGATTTGTGGGCACCGAGCTCCGCAATCATCGGAGACAACGTCAATCCATATCAGTGCCTTTCCAACGGAGATCCTCCCGGAATTCTTATATCTGGGGAGTTACGACAACGCTTCGCGGTCTGAACTACTCAAGACTCAGGGAATTTCACGCGTTCTTAGT ACTGTACCAGCATGTCAAAATCTCTACAAGAATTCTTTTACCTATCACTGCCTCAAAGACGACCAAACTTTACCATTTGAAGACGCAATTCAGTTTTTAG AGCAATGTGAGAGAGACAACGCTCGTGTTCTTGTGCATTGCATGTCAGGAAAAAATAG ATCGCCAGCTATTGTAATAGCTTATCTGATGAAGTGTAAAGGATGGAAGCTTGCACAAGGTTACCAGTGGGTGAAAGAGCGCAGACCATCTGTTGATATAACTCAGG CCATCTACCAGCAATTACAGGACTATGAGCAGAGGATATTTGGTTCAATTGTTGGTGGCAACCCTTTCCCCCCAGCCTCTCCCTCTGCAGGCTTGCCATCCTTCAGCTTTGGGTTTCCAAAGGTCGATGATCCTATTCCTGTCCCTGCTTTCAGTGGTAGCGTTTCCTCCATCTTCGCCCGTTCTCCCGTGGATATTAATCCACAGGAATTTACTTTTGGAGCCAGTCGAACTCAAAATAATGTCTCTGGCCGCCCTTTCAATGAAAACCTCAACTCCAACGGCAGTGATATTGCAATGGACAGTTCTTGA
- the LOC119999906 gene encoding mitochondrial import inner membrane translocase subunit TIM9: MDKNVLAGLDGLPEEDKVRMATMIDQLQMRDSLRMYNSVVERCFNDCVDNFSRKSLQKQEETCVMRCAEKFLKHSMRVGMRFAELNQGAATQD; this comes from the exons ATGGATAAGAACGTGCTAGCGGGACTCGATGGTCTACCCGAGGAAGACAAGGTCCGAATGGCAACCATGATTGACCAGCTACAGATGCGCGACAG TCTGAGGATGTATAATTCAGTCGTGGAGAGATGTTTCAATGACTGTGTGGACAACTTTTCACGTAAATCTCTccaaaagcaagaggagacatgtGTGATGCGATGTGCTGAAAAGTTCTTGAAGCATTCGATGCGCGTAGGCATGAGGTTTGCAGAGCTCAACCAAGGCGCAGCTACGCAAGATTAG
- the LOC120000448 gene encoding eukaryotic translation initiation factor 1A: MPKNKGKGGKNRKRGKNEADDEKRELVFKEDGQEYAQVLRMLGNGRCEATCIDGTKRLCHIRGKMHKKVWIAAGDIILVGLRDYQDDKADVILKYMPDEARLLKAYGELPENTRLNEGIAGGIDVEDENAGDDYIEFEDEDIDKI, translated from the coding sequence ATGCCGAAGAACAAGGGAAAGGGAGGAAAGAACAGAAAGAGAGGAAAGAATGAGGCAGATGATGAGAAGCGTGAGCTTGTGTTTAAGGAAGACGGACAGGAGTATGCCCAAGTGCTTCGCATGCTTGGCAATGGCCGTTGTGAAGCCACGTGCATAGATGGCACCAAGCGTCTCTGTCACATTCGAGGAAAGATGCACAAGAAGGTTTGGATTGCAGCAGGTGATATCATCCTTGTGGGACTACGTGACTATCAGGATGACAAGGCTGATGTGATCCTCAAGTACATGCCTGATGAGGCAAGGCTTCTGAAGGCTTATGGTGAACTTCCTGAGAATACTCGTCTTAATGAGGGCATTGCTGGTGGTATTGATGTGGAGGATGAAAATGCCGGCGATGACTACATtgagtttgaggatgaagatattGATAAGATCTAG
- the LOC119999902 gene encoding putative BPI/LBP family protein At1g04970, whose amino-acid sequence MRSDQLTVLIILQGDDFLSSQYCESSSHLSRSLSSMASPILLLLVSSLLLIPAQAHLQEPSDQAFTSIRISQQGLDFLKDVLVSKVISSIIPLKLPKIEKTMKIPFLGNVHVVLSNITIDRIDVPSSYVKPGDTGITIVASGSTCNLTMNWHYSYSSWFVPVEISDNGRASVQVEGMQVGLTLGIEIGEGTLKLSLMEGGCYAKDILIKLDGGASWLYQGMIDAFDDQIEAAVENAITKNLNDGVLKLDSFLQALPKEIPVDDNASLNVTFVDNPLLSNSSIGFDINGLFIARRKVHILKHQHKNSPSSVYCTDPSRMLGIALDEAVFNSASALYYNAKFMQWIVDKVPDQSLLNTAGWRFIVPQLYKKYPNDDMNMDISLSSPPVVKISQEKIDATVYADLIIDVLQADQVIPVVCISLVIRGSGSVRIAGNNLAGSVKLDDFTMSLKWSKVGNLHMFLIQPVMWTIIQTVFLPYANARLGKGFPLPIIHGFTLENAETLFSSSRITVCGDVAYAEPLQHSPLINHDQLHYGFL is encoded by the exons ATGCGTTCTGACCAACTGACGGTTTTGATAATCCTACAAGGTGATGATTTTCTTTCCTCACAATACTGCGAGTCCTCTTCGCACCTGTCTCGCTCTCTGTCTTCCATGGCTTCACCGATTCTGCTACTCCTGGTTTCGTCTCTTTTACTCATCCCTGCACAAGCCCATCTACAAGAACCTTCAGACCAAGCTTTCACTTCTATCCGCATATCCCAACAGGGCCTCGATTTCCTTAAAGATGTTCTGGTAAGCAAAGTAATCTCCTCCATCATACCTCTCAAACTTCCAAAGATCGAGAAGACTATGAAGATTCCCTTTTTGGGTAATGTCCACGTGGTCCTCTCCAACATCACAATTGATCGAATTGACGTCCCTTCTTCGTATGTGAAGCCCGGGGATACTGGCATCACGATTGTTGCATCAGGGAGTACATGTAATTTGACTATGAATTGGCATTATTCTTATAGTTCATGGTTCGTGCCCGTTGAAATTTCGGACAACGGAAGAGCTTCTGTTCAG GTTGAAGGCATGCAAGTGGGACTTACTTTGGGGATAGAGATCGGAGAAGGAACTTTGAAGCTATCCCTGATGGAAGGTGGTTGCTATGCGAAAGATATTTTAATCAAATTAGATGGAGGAGCTTCTTGGCTTTATCAAGG GATGATTGATGCCTTTGATGACCAGATAGAAGCTGCTGTGGAAAATGCTATTACCAAGAACCTTAACGACGGAGTTTTAAAGCTTGATTCATTTCTGCAAGCTCTTCCAAAGGAAATCCCAGTGGATGACAACGCTTCTTTAAATGTTACATTTGTGGATAACCCTTTACTAAGTAACTCTTCCATTGGGTTTGACATCAATGGGTTATTCATTGCAAGGAGAAAAGTTCACATCCTCAAGCATCAACATAAGAATTCACCATCTTCAGTTTACTGCACAGATCCATCTAGAATGCTTGGAATCGCATTAGATGAGGCGGTCTTCAACTCTGCATCAGCATTGTACTACAAT GCAAAATTTATGCAATGGATCGTGGATAAGGTACCAGATCAATCTCTTCTAAACACTGCTGGATGGAGATTTATTGTTCCTCAACTGTATAAGAAGTACCCGAATGATGATATGAACATGGATATTTCTTTATCTTCTCCTCCGGTCGTAAAGATTTCACAGGAGAAAATTGATGCTACGGTTTATGCTGATTTGATAATTGATGTCTTACAAGCAGACCAGGTTATACCAGTTGTTTGCATCTCATTG GTGATTCGTGGGTCGGGTTCTGTGAGGATTGCAGGGAATAACCTTGCTGGGAGTGTGAAATTGGACGACTTCACAATGTCTTTGAAGTGGAGCAAAGTTGGTAATCTGCATATGTTCTTAATCCAG CCTGTTATGTGGACAATTATCCAAACTGTTTTCTTGCCATATGCAAATGCACGTCTGGGAAAAGGTTTCCCGTTGCCCATCATTCACGGTTTCACGCTCGAGAATGCTGAAACTCTCTTCTCCAGTTCAAGAATTACAGTTTGTGGGGATGTAGCATATGCAGAGCCACTGCAACACAGTCCCTTGATCAACCATGATCAACTTCATTACGGTTTTTTATAA
- the LOC120000480 gene encoding tRNase Z TRZ2, chloroplastic has protein sequence MYVVGSKIVHKMQISFPIPPSKLPSIFPFHHPIFPKQTATTFSLQSQNQVTPLNSLSSSGYLSALTRSIQEEEEYRKARAAVTRKGVDLEGYTIEGLSIGGHETCVIIPELKCAFDIGRCPARAIQQNYVFITHAHLDHIGGLPMYVASRGLYNLKPPTIFVPPCIKEDVEKLFDIHRSMGQVELNFELVPLDVGETYELRNDIVVRSFKTHHVIPSQGYVIYSVRKKLKKQYMHLKGKQIEKLKKSGVEITDIILSPEVAFTGDTTSEYMLNPRNADALRAKILITEATFLDEGFSIEHAQQHGHTHLSEIIEHAQWIRNKAVLLTHFSSRYSIEDIREAVLKLQSKVSAKVVPLTEGFKSKYS, from the exons ATGTATGTCGTTGGCTCTAAAATTGTGCATAAAATGCAAATTTCTTTTCCTATTCCACCCTCCAAACTTCCATCAATTTTCCCTTTCCACCATCCCATCTTCCCTAAACAAACAGCAACAACTTTCAGTCTCCAAAGCCAGAACCAAGTCACTCCGTTAAATTCCCTCAGTTCGTCAGGCTACTTGTCAGCACTCACCCGTTCAATccaggaagaagaagagtatCGAAAAGCCCGTGCCGCAGTCACCCGCAAAGGAGTCGACTTGGAAGGCTACACCATCGAGGGACTCTCCATCGGCGGCCACGAGACGTGTGTTATAATCCCGGAGTTGAAGTGTGCTTTTGATATCGGGAGATGTCCCGCTCGTGCTATCCAGCAGAACTATGTGTTCATCACTCATGCTCATCTTGACCACATT GGTGGGCTGCCAATGTATGTTGCCAGTCGTGGTTTATATAATTTAAAGCCTCCAACAATATTTGTGCCTCCTTGTATCAAAGAGGATGTGGAGAAGCTGTTTGACATCCATAGGAGCATGGGTCAAGTGGAACTGAACTTTGAATTGGTTCCATTGGATGTGG GTGAAACTTATGAATTGAGGAACGACATTGTTGTTCGATCATTTAAAACTCACCATGTTATTCCTAGTCAG GGTTATGTTATCTATTCTGTTAGGAAAAAGTTAAAGAAGCAGTACATGCatctgaaagggaaacaaattGAGAAGTTGAAGAAGTCTGGCGTTGAG ATTACGGACATCATATTGTCTCCAGAAGTGGCCTTCACTGGAGACACAACATCAGAGTATATGCTTAATCCACGTAATGCTGATGCTTTGAGGGCCAAAATTCTCATAACTGAG GCAACCTTCCTGGATGAAGGGTTTAGCATTGAGCATGCACAACAACATGGTCATACTCATCTATCTGAG ATCATTGAACATGCTCAGTGGATTCGGAATAAAGCTGTCTTGTTGACTCACTTCTCCTCTCGCTACAGCATAGAG GACATTCGTGAAGCTGTACTGAAGTTGCAATCCAAGGTATCAGCTAAAGTGGTTCCTCTAACAGAAGGTTTTAAATCGAAGTATTCGTAG
- the LOC120000447 gene encoding protein IQ-DOMAIN 1, producing MGITGEMVRSVFSKTRSGRTHESTVRSNLIDKRRWSSVRSYLCGDEFSSVIAAEDSASVKSSEATVQQPVTQDSSSEEHDKSEDSIENVLKEKPNSTSSLFRQEDAALIIQSAFRDFLARRQKEETKSSDGEKEPTVGTESPNRESVGTSIEVQTGNSVEVFSLQEESLAVHHQSPQKARSQLLKLKRDWDDSTVSSNISQMRIQSRLEAATRRERALAYAFSQQLRICSKRKNTRSDGAETNIGWSWLERWMATRIPESSFIENQASGQLNPFDSNQRIVIGDRLFDASLEEKESCGSNEVSVQLDGFQLSATKENDSFKSAKSRLKATRRVSRRNTSPSYQCQDKCAKVSKKDGSTENEQELQDNKASRESQSKKRTKCKDSTSV from the exons ATGGGTATCACTGGAGAGATGGTTAGGAGTGTCTTCTCTAAAACTCGCTCTGGTCGGACTCATGAAAGCACA GTAAGAAGCAATTTGATTGATAAGAGAAGGTGGAGTTCTGTTAGATCATACCTGTGCGGCGATGAATTTAGTTCGGTTATTGCAGCAGAGGATTCAGCTTCTGTTAAGAGCTCAGAAGCAACAGTTCAACAGCCTGTAACACAGGATTCCTCATCAGAAGAGCATGACAAAAGTGAAGATTCCATAGAAAATGTACTGAAGGAAAAGCCAAATTCAACCTCCAGCTTATTCCGCCAGGAAGATGCTGCATTGATCATACAGTCAGCGTTCAGAGACTTTCTG GCAAGGCGTCAAAAGGAAGAAACAAAGTCGAGCGATGGCGAGAAAGAGCCTACTGTAGGAACAGAAAGTCCAAACAGGGAGTCTGTAGGCAcatcaattgaagttcaaaCTGGAAATTCAGTGGAAGTTTTTTCCCTTCAAGAGGAGAGTTTGGCTGTTCACCACCAATCTCCACAGAAAGCCAGATCTCAGCTTTTGAAGCTAAAG CGAGACTGGGATGATAGCACAGTGAGTAGCAACATATCTCAAATGAGGATTCAAAGCAGACTGGAAGCAGCAACAAGGCGTGAGAGAGCGTTGGCTTATGCTTTCTCACAGCAA CTACGAATCTGTTCAAAGAGGAAAAATACCAGATCTGATGGGGCAGAAACCAACATTGGGTGGAGCTGGCTAGAAAGGTGGATGGCAACCCGCATTCCAGAAAGTTCCTTCATCGAAAACCAAGCAAGCGGGCAGCTTAATCCATTCGACAGCAATCAAAGGATTGTAATTGGGGATAGACTATTTGATGCATCCCTGGAAGAAAAGGAGAGCTGCGGGTCCAATGAGGTATCCGTCCAACTGGATGGTTTTCAGCTATCTGCAACAAAGGAAAATGATTCCTTCAAATCTGCAAAGAGTAGGCTTAAGGCTACAAGGAGAGTATCAAGGAGAAACACTTCACCAAGTTACCAGTGCCAAGACAAATGTGCTAAG GTGAGCAAGAAAGATGGTTCAACAGAGAATGAACAAGAGTTGCAAGATAACAAGGCTAGCAGGGAATCACAGAGCAAGAAACGAACTAAATGCAAAGATAGTACCTCTGTATAA
- the LOC119999903 gene encoding GDSL esterase/lipase At2g42990-like, whose protein sequence is MASWLVCCWVFFVQVLSFVAKTKGGKVPAIIVFGDSSVDAGNNNVISTLLKSNFRPYGRDFEGGRPTGRFSNGRIPPDFIAEAFGVKPNVPAYLDPNYGISDFATGVCFASAGTGYDNATSDVLNVIPLWRELEYYKDYQAKLKAYVGDKKAKEILTEALYLMSLGTNDFLENYYTFPTRRSQFSVKQYGDFLIGIARSFITDVYKLGARKISLTGLPPMGCLPLERSTNFMHHSGCLEKYNNVALDFNGKLGAMVAQLNKELPGLNMVFANAYEILDNIIRQPSSFGFQVAGVACCATGTFEMSYLCNQENPFTCMDANKYVFWDAFHPTERTNQIVSEHLIPELLSRFG, encoded by the exons ATGGCTTCTTGGCTTGTCtgttgttgggttttttttgtaCAAGTCTTGTCATTTGTGGCTAAAACGAAAGGAGGAAAGGTTCCTGCTATCATAGTGTTTGGGGACTCATCAGTGGATGCAGGGAACAACAATGTGATTTCGACACTCCTGAAGAGCAACTTCAGGCCTTATGGTCGTGATTTTGAAGGCGGACGACCCACCGGACGGTTCTCTAATGGTCGCATTCCTCCTGATTTCATTGCTGAGGCTTTTGGGGTCAAGCCAAACGTACCAGCCTACTTGGATCCAAATTATGGTATTTCGGATTTTGCAACTGGAGTCTGCTTTGCTTCTGCTGGGACTGGCTATGACAATGCTACCTCCGATGTCCTC AATGTGATTccactgtggagagagttggagtACTATAAGGATTACCAAGCCAAACTGAAAGCCTATGTTGGGGATAAGAAGGCCAAGGAGATCTTGACCGAGGCTCTGTACTTAATGAGCTTAGGAACAAACGATTTCCTTGAAAACTACTACACATTCCCTACTCGGAGATCCCAATTCTCTGTAAAGCAGTACGGGGATTTTCTTATCGGAATTGCAAGAAGTTTTATCACCGATGTTTATAAGCTCGGAGCTCGGAAAATATCACTAACTGGGCTTCCTCCGATGGGGTGTCTGCCGTTGGAGAGAAGCACGAATTTCATGCACCATAGCGGGTGTCTGGAGAAGTACAACAATGTGGCTTTGGATTTTAATGGCAAGTTGGGGGCTATGGTTGCACAACTGAACAAGGAACTTCCAGGGCTTAATATGGTATTCGCAAACGCCTATGAAATTCTTGACAACATCATTAGACAGCCCTCAAGCTTTG GATTTCAGGTGGCAGGAGTAGCATGTTGTGCTACTGGAACCTTTGAGATGAGTTATCTGTGCAATCAAGAAAACCCATTTACGTGCATGGATGCCAATAAATATGTGTTTTGGGATGCCTTCCATCCTACTGAGAGAACTAATCAGATAGTTTCAGAGCATTTGATTCCTGAACTTCTGTCAAGGTTTGGTTGA